From the Manihot esculenta cultivar AM560-2 chromosome 3, M.esculenta_v8, whole genome shotgun sequence genome, one window contains:
- the LOC110612156 gene encoding uncharacterized protein LOC110612156 — MEDSTLREEFDDSSGDLAVEKSPPPTLPDTSGDLDEDILAWLSMDDETVDELMKFLDTDSDGASSSFTNTTKVKFIENPYSSPLIVQSSSSYITINGNEESCGSSFSDWESSVMVSVDMGGIVNATKSCGIDGFCDLFQVENEGAWGSNEARELLKAEGGGVGDVSMEGYG; from the coding sequence ATGGAGGATTCAACACTGAGAGAAGAGTTTGATGATAGCAGCGGCGACTTGGCCGTCGAGAAATCTCCACCTCCGACGCTTCCTGACACTTCCGGAGATCTGGATGAAGATATCTTAGCTTGGCTTTCAATGGACGATGAAACTGTAGATGAGCTCATGAAGTTTCTTGATACTGACTCTGATGGAGCTTCTTCTAGTTTTACTAACACTACTAAGGTTAAGTTTATTGAGAATCCATATTCTTCGCCTTTGATTGTtcagtcttcttcttcttatatcACAATCAACGGCAACGAAGAGAGCTGTGGCTCTTCATTTTCGGACTGGGAGTCGTCGGTCATGGTTAGCGTAGACATGGGTGGGATTGTTAATGCTACCAAGTCTTGTGGCATTGATGGGTTTTGCGATTTGTTTCAAGTGGAGAATGAAGGCGCGTGGGGTTCTAATGAGGCGCGTGAGTTGCTGAAGGCGGAGGGCGGCGGCGTTGGTGACGTATCGATGGAAGGGTATGGTTGA
- the LOC110611881 gene encoding WD-40 repeat-containing protein MSI4, with protein sequence MEPPVVKKRGRKPKPKDEKDQQQQSSAKMKEAKKVQQPSVDDKYTQWKSLVPVLYDWLANHNLVWPSLSCRWGPQLELAACKNRQRLYLSEQTDGSVPNTLVIANCEVVKPRVAAAEHISQFNEEARSPFVRKYKTIIHPGEVNRIRELPQNSRIVATHTDSPDVLIWDVEAQPNRHAVLGATNSRPDLILTGHQDNAEFALAMCPTEPLVLSGGKDKTVVLWSIQDHITASATDPATVKSPGSGGSIFKRAGDGNDKAADSPSVGPRGIYQGHEDTVEDVTFCPSSIQEFCSVGDDSCLILWDTRVGSSPAVKVEKAHDADLHCVDWNPHDDNLILTGSADNSVRMFDRRNLASNGVGTPVYKFEGHKAAVLCVQWSPDKSSVFGSSAEDGLLNIWDYEKVGMKVERPTRAPSSPAGLFFQHAGHRDKVVDFHWNASDPWTIVSVSDDCDTTGGGGTLQIWRMSDLIYRPEDEVLTELEKFKSHVIACASKT encoded by the exons ATGGAGCCTCCAGTGGTGAAAAAGAGAGGTCGGAAACCTAAGCCCAAAGATGAGAAAGATCAGCAACAGCAGAGTTCTGCCAAAATGAAGGAGGCAAAGAAGGTTCAGCAACCTTCTGTCGACGATAAGTACACTCAGTGGAAGTCTTTGGTTCCCGTTCTCTATGACTGGCTCGCTAACCATAATCTCGTTTGGCCTTCTCTCTCTTGccg GTGGGGTCCACAGCTTGAGCTAGCTGCTTGCAAGAATCGCCAACGTCTCTACCTTTCGGAGCAG ACTGATGGTAGTGTTCCAAATACTTTGGTTATTGCAAATTGTGAAGTTGTCAAGCCTAGAGTTGCTGCTGCAGAGCACATATCTCAG TTTAATGAAGAAGCACGCTCTCCATTTGTTAGGAAGTACAAGACTATCATACATCCTGGAGAG GTGAACAGGATTAGAGAACTCCCACAGAATAGTAGAATAGTGGCCACTCATACTGACAGCCCTGAT GTTCTTATATGGGATGTTGAAGCACAACCTAATCGCCATGCTGTTCTTGGAGCTACAAATTCTCGTCCAGATTTG ATTTTGACTGGACATCAAGATAATGCAGAATTTGCTCTTGCAATGTGCCCAACTGAACCCCTTGTGCTTTCTGGAG GGAAGGACAAGACAGTGGTTCTGTGGAGTATCCAGGACCATATAACAGCATCTGCTACTGACCCAGCGACAGTGAAGTCTCCAGGATCTGGTGGATCAATCTTTAAAAGGGCCGGGGATGGCAATGATAAAGCTGCTGATAGCCCTTCTGTAGGACCTCGAGGTATCTACCAGGGACACGAGGATACAGTAGAAGATGTGACATTCTGCCCATCCAG TATTCAGGAGTTCTGTAGTGTAGGAGATGATTCTTGCCTTATATTATGGGATACTCGAGTTGGCTCTAGCCCAGCTGTCAAG GTTGAGAAAGCACATGATGCTGATCTTCACTGTGTTGATTGGAATCCCCATGATGATAATCTTATTTTGACTGG GTCTGCAGATAATTCAGTCCGCATGTTTGATCGACGGAATCTCGCTTCTAATGGAGTTGGGACACCTGTCTATAAGTTTGAGGGTCACAAAGCTGCTGTTCTTTGTGTACAG TGGTCTCCTGACAAGTCATCTGTGTTTGGAAGTTCTGCAGAAGATGGTCTCCTAAATATTTGGGATTATGAGAAG GTTGGCATGAAGGTAGAGCGCCCAACTAGAGCCCCAAGTTCTCCTGCAGGATTGTTTTTCCAGCATGCTGGGCACAG GGATAAAGTTGTTGACTTCCATTGGAATGCATCTGATCCTTGGACAATTGTTAGCGTATCAGACGACTGTGATACCACAGGAGGAGGGGGAACATTGCAG ATATGGCGCATGAGTGATTTGATCTATAGGCCAGAGGATGAGGTTTTGACAGAGCTTGAGAAGTTCAAGTCGCATGTGATTGCATGTGCTTCAAAAACTTGA